In Nostoc sp. UHCC 0926, a single genomic region encodes these proteins:
- a CDS encoding QcrA and Rieske domain-containing protein, which yields MKRRDFINWVGLGWIASSLPVAIAACSSQTTSTSGDWQTVGTSAELDKTGQLLAKNSPAGPVLVVGTSKAANLTAVNPTCTHAGCTVAWKAEAKKFACPCHGSEFGVDGKVQKGPATEALKTYAAKIEGNSVVVKPS from the coding sequence ATGAAACGTCGTGATTTTATTAATTGGGTAGGTTTGGGTTGGATAGCGAGTTCTCTACCTGTAGCGATCGCAGCCTGTTCTTCTCAAACAACTTCAACATCTGGGGATTGGCAAACAGTAGGCACCTCGGCAGAATTAGATAAGACTGGCCAATTGCTGGCTAAAAACTCACCTGCTGGGCCTGTGTTGGTAGTCGGCACATCTAAAGCTGCAAATCTGACAGCTGTTAACCCTACCTGTACTCATGCAGGTTGCACCGTAGCATGGAAAGCTGAGGCAAAAAAATTCGCCTGTCCCTGTCATGGTTCGGAATTTGGGGTTGATGGTAAAGTCCAAAAAGGCCCAGCGACAGAAGCGCTTAAAACTTACGCCGCCAAGATTGAGGGCAATTCAGTTGTAGTCAAGCCAAGTTAA
- a CDS encoding ferredoxin--nitrite reductase yields MTDTATTTNLNKFEKFKAEKDGLAVRGEIEKFAALGWEAMDEIDRDHRLKWVGVFFRPVTPGKFMMRLRMPNGILTSSQMGVLAQVVQRYGDDGCADITTRQNIQLRGIRIEDLPDIFNRFHGVGLTSVQSGMDNVRNITGDPVAGLDADELYDTRELVQQIQDMLTNKGEGNPEFSNLPRKFNIAIAGGRDNSVHAEINDLAFVPAFQEAEEGNLASAHSQQKIFGFNVLVGGFFSAKRCEAAIPLNAWVAPEDVVAVCRAVLEVFRDHGPRANRQKSRLMWLIDQWGLEKFRAEVENRLGKSFLPAAAKDEIDWEKRDHIGVYKQKQPGLNYVGLHIPVGRLYAEDMFEIARLGQVYGSGEIRFTVEQNIVLPNISDSCLATFLTEPLLERFSINPGLLMRSLVSCTGAQFCNFALIETKNRALAMIKALEEDLTFTKPVRIHWTGCPNSCGQPQVADIGLMGTKTRKNGKTLEAVDIYMGGKVGKDAHLGTCVIKSIPCEDLQPVLQDLLIKSFGAKPR; encoded by the coding sequence ATGACAGACACAGCAACTACCACCAACCTGAATAAATTTGAGAAATTCAAAGCAGAAAAAGATGGACTCGCCGTCAGGGGTGAGATAGAGAAATTTGCCGCCTTGGGCTGGGAAGCAATGGATGAAATCGATCGGGATCATCGACTCAAGTGGGTGGGTGTGTTTTTTCGCCCAGTCACCCCAGGCAAGTTTATGATGCGGTTACGGATGCCCAACGGTATTCTCACCAGCAGTCAAATGGGTGTTTTAGCCCAAGTGGTGCAGCGCTATGGAGATGATGGCTGCGCTGATATTACTACCAGACAGAATATCCAATTACGGGGGATCAGAATTGAAGATTTACCAGATATCTTTAATAGATTTCATGGAGTTGGTTTAACCAGCGTTCAGTCAGGGATGGATAACGTCCGCAATATCACAGGCGATCCTGTGGCGGGGTTGGATGCAGATGAGTTGTACGACACACGAGAGTTAGTACAGCAAATTCAAGATATGCTCACCAACAAAGGGGAAGGAAACCCAGAGTTTAGTAACTTACCACGGAAGTTTAATATTGCGATCGCAGGTGGAAGAGACAATTCAGTTCACGCCGAAATCAACGATTTAGCTTTTGTTCCAGCATTTCAAGAAGCAGAGGAGGGAAATTTAGCCTCTGCTCATTCCCAGCAAAAAATTTTCGGGTTTAACGTTTTAGTGGGTGGCTTTTTCTCAGCTAAACGTTGTGAAGCGGCAATTCCTCTAAATGCTTGGGTAGCTCCAGAAGATGTAGTAGCTGTATGTAGAGCGGTTTTGGAAGTCTTTCGTGACCATGGCCCGCGTGCTAATCGGCAAAAATCCCGCCTGATGTGGCTAATTGATCAATGGGGTTTAGAAAAGTTTCGAGCAGAAGTAGAAAACCGTTTGGGTAAATCATTCTTACCCGCAGCAGCAAAAGACGAAATCGACTGGGAAAAACGTGACCACATCGGGGTATATAAACAAAAACAACCGGGATTAAATTACGTAGGCTTGCACATTCCAGTCGGGCGACTATATGCTGAAGATATGTTTGAAATTGCCCGTCTAGGGCAAGTTTACGGCAGTGGTGAAATCCGCTTCACCGTTGAACAAAACATCGTCCTTCCCAACATTTCTGACTCGTGTTTAGCAACATTTTTAACAGAGCCTTTACTAGAAAGGTTTTCCATTAACCCAGGTTTGTTGATGCGATCGCTAGTTTCCTGTACAGGCGCACAATTTTGCAACTTCGCCCTGATCGAAACCAAAAACCGCGCTCTGGCAATGATTAAAGCCTTAGAAGAAGACTTAACCTTCACCAAGCCAGTACGAATTCACTGGACAGGTTGCCCCAATTCCTGTGGACAACCCCAAGTTGCAGATATCGGCTTGATGGGAACTAAGACTCGCAAAAATGGCAAAACCCTGGAAGCCGTTGACATATATATGGGCGGCAAAGTTGGCAAAGATGCTCATTTGGGAACTTGCGTCATCAAAAGCATACCTTGTGAAGACTTGCAACCAGTATTGCAAGATTTACTAATCAAAAGCTTTGGGGCAAAACCCAGGTGA
- a CDS encoding NarK family nitrate/nitrite MFS transporter, with protein MLKNLFSFSDRYRILHQTWFAFFLTFVCWFNFAPFATTIGRELHLAPEQIKTLGICNLALTIPARLIIGMLLDRFGPRITYSILLMFAAVPCLATALAQDFNQLVISRLLMGIVGSGFVVGIRMVAEWFQPKEMGIAQGIYGGWGNFGAFGAEFALPILAVSTSFLAGGASNWRLAIALTGIIAAIYGVIYYNSVQDTPAGKVYKKPKKNGSLEVTSIKSFWAMIVSNFGLIFALGLLAWRLEQKNIHFLTLSQMYLAWLLLAGLFAYQSYKASQVNRELLIGKKTYAPSERFQFGQVALLEFTYITSFGSELAVVSMLPAFFEKTFGLEHVVAGMIAATYPFLNLISRPSGGFISDKFGSRKWTMTIISAGIGVSYFMAHFINSNWPIPLAIAVTMFAAYFAQAGCGATYSIVPLVKKEATGQIAGNVGAYGNFGGVVYLTIFSLTDASTLFSTMGLAAIVCAFMCAFFLKEPKGSFAVAYEGELPETATKNSILLTEE; from the coding sequence ATGCTTAAAAACTTATTTTCATTCAGCGATCGCTACCGGATCTTACATCAGACTTGGTTTGCTTTCTTTCTCACCTTTGTCTGTTGGTTTAACTTTGCTCCCTTTGCTACAACCATTGGTAGAGAACTACATCTAGCACCAGAGCAAATCAAAACTTTGGGCATCTGTAACCTGGCCCTGACAATTCCCGCCCGATTAATCATTGGGATGCTTCTGGATCGTTTTGGCCCCAGAATCACCTATTCAATCTTGCTGATGTTTGCGGCTGTTCCTTGTTTAGCGACGGCGCTAGCGCAAGATTTTAATCAACTAGTTATCAGTCGTTTGCTGATGGGAATTGTCGGATCTGGGTTTGTTGTAGGTATCCGCATGGTGGCGGAATGGTTCCAGCCGAAGGAGATGGGAATTGCTCAAGGCATTTATGGCGGTTGGGGCAACTTTGGAGCTTTCGGTGCAGAGTTTGCCTTGCCGATACTTGCAGTTTCTACTAGCTTTTTGGCTGGTGGCGCTTCTAACTGGCGGTTAGCGATCGCACTTACAGGGATCATTGCAGCCATCTACGGCGTAATTTATTACAACAGTGTTCAAGATACGCCCGCAGGCAAAGTCTACAAGAAACCTAAAAAGAATGGTTCTCTAGAAGTGACGAGTATTAAAAGCTTCTGGGCGATGATTGTCTCGAATTTTGGTTTGATTTTCGCTTTAGGTTTATTAGCTTGGCGTTTGGAACAAAAGAATATTCACTTCCTAACTCTGAGTCAAATGTATCTGGCTTGGTTGCTATTAGCAGGATTATTTGCTTACCAAAGTTATAAAGCTTCCCAGGTAAACCGAGAACTTCTAATTGGCAAAAAAACCTACGCTCCATCTGAACGCTTTCAATTTGGTCAAGTAGCTTTACTCGAATTCACTTACATAACTAGCTTTGGCAGCGAACTGGCAGTTGTTTCTATGCTCCCGGCATTTTTTGAAAAAACCTTTGGTTTAGAGCATGTTGTCGCTGGGATGATTGCTGCCACTTATCCCTTCCTTAACTTAATTTCTCGTCCTAGTGGTGGCTTTATTTCTGATAAATTTGGCTCACGTAAATGGACAATGACAATTATCAGCGCTGGTATTGGTGTCAGTTATTTCATGGCACATTTTATTAATAGTAACTGGCCAATTCCGCTAGCGATCGCAGTTACAATGTTTGCCGCCTACTTTGCCCAAGCTGGCTGCGGTGCAACCTACAGCATCGTACCCCTAGTTAAAAAGGAAGCCACTGGACAAATTGCCGGTAATGTGGGAGCTTACGGTAATTTTGGCGGCGTGGTTTACCTGACAATTTTTAGTTTAACTGACGCATCTACACTATTTAGCACAATGGGTTTAGCTGCCATAGTCTGCGCTTTCATGTGTGCCTTCTTCCTCAAAGAACCAAAAGGTTCCTTTGCCGTTGCTTATGAAGGTGAACTACCAGAAACCGCAACTAAAAACTCTATTTTATTAACGGAAGAATAA
- a CDS encoding molybdopterin oxidoreductase family protein translates to MSEFTKTLCPYCGVGCGLEVSPPAQHGKATNQDSQGNLIWRVRGDKAHPSSQGMVCVKGATIAESLDKNRLHYPMVRDSLDQEFRRVSWDEAFNIITQRIQTVCFTQGPEALCMYGSGQFQTEDYYIAQKLMKGCLGSNNFDANSRLCMSSAVAGYIQSFGSDGPPCCYDDLELTDCAFLIGTNTAECHPIVFNRLEKYHKKNRKVKMIVVDPRRTPTAEAADLHLAIRPGTDIDLLNGIAHLLMRWNYIDTMFMDDCTSNFPAYAQVIRHYPPEVVARQCGISIEDLETAARYWGESQRVLSLWSMGVNQSSEGTAKVRTIINLHLMTGQIGKPGAGPFSLTGQPNAMGGREAGGLANLLPGYRLVKNPQHRAEVEEFWGLKPGQISPNPGLTAWDMITGLENGAVELLWIAATNPAVSMPDLERTKKALLRSPFTIYQDAYYPTETSAYAHVLLPAAQWGEKTGVMTNSERVVTLCSAFRQPPREAKADWEIFAEVGRRLGFEREFAFANSAEVYAEFVKLTSDRPCDMTGINHAQLQTEGPTQWPHLQESRGAGRETSGKRLYTDLRFHTPDGRARFGAYYSKGLAEPPDPNYPFVLTNGRLYGHWHTQTRTGRIEKICKMHPEPFLEIHPRDAARLGIVDHQWVEVRSRRGKAKFPAKVTKAIAPGTVFVPIHWGSLWANNAEANALTHPESCPDSLQPELKACAVQLIPISVQVTVKDYQLQSSQS, encoded by the coding sequence ATGAGTGAATTTACCAAAACTCTCTGTCCTTACTGTGGTGTTGGCTGTGGTTTAGAAGTTTCACCCCCAGCCCAACATGGTAAAGCGACTAATCAAGATAGCCAAGGAAATCTGATTTGGCGGGTGCGGGGGGATAAAGCCCATCCATCCAGTCAGGGAATGGTTTGTGTCAAAGGTGCGACGATCGCTGAATCTTTAGATAAAAATAGATTACATTACCCAATGGTGCGAGACTCCTTAGATCAGGAGTTCCGGCGGGTTAGTTGGGATGAAGCCTTTAATATAATCACGCAGCGCATTCAAACTGTGTGCTTTACCCAAGGCCCAGAAGCCTTATGTATGTATGGTTCTGGTCAGTTTCAAACTGAGGATTATTACATAGCCCAGAAACTCATGAAAGGCTGTCTGGGTAGCAATAATTTTGATGCTAACTCTCGCTTATGTATGTCTAGTGCTGTAGCTGGCTACATTCAAAGCTTTGGCTCAGATGGCCCCCCATGCTGTTACGATGACTTGGAGTTAACTGACTGTGCATTTTTAATTGGTACTAATACAGCTGAATGTCACCCCATCGTTTTTAACCGACTGGAGAAATATCACAAAAAGAACCGCAAAGTCAAAATGATTGTGGTTGATCCTCGTCGCACACCAACCGCAGAAGCCGCTGATTTGCATTTAGCGATTCGTCCCGGTACAGATATCGACTTGTTAAACGGCATCGCCCACTTGTTGATGCGCTGGAACTATATTGATACCATGTTCATGGACGACTGCACCAGCAACTTTCCCGCATACGCCCAAGTGATTCGCCACTATCCTCCAGAAGTGGTAGCTCGTCAATGTGGAATCAGCATTGAAGATTTAGAAACAGCAGCTCGCTACTGGGGTGAATCACAGCGAGTATTGTCTTTGTGGTCAATGGGTGTAAATCAATCCTCAGAAGGGACGGCTAAGGTCAGAACTATCATTAACCTGCACCTGATGACTGGACAGATTGGCAAACCTGGGGCTGGCCCTTTTTCTCTCACTGGTCAGCCAAACGCAATGGGAGGACGGGAAGCTGGAGGTTTAGCGAATTTATTACCGGGTTATCGGCTGGTAAAAAATCCTCAGCACCGCGCAGAAGTTGAGGAGTTTTGGGGACTCAAGCCAGGACAGATTTCGCCAAATCCCGGTTTGACTGCTTGGGACATGATTACTGGCTTAGAAAATGGTGCTGTAGAGTTACTGTGGATTGCGGCTACCAATCCAGCTGTAAGTATGCCAGATTTGGAGCGAACTAAGAAGGCGTTATTGCGATCGCCTTTTACTATTTACCAAGACGCATATTATCCTACAGAAACCTCTGCCTACGCTCACGTTCTCCTACCAGCAGCGCAGTGGGGTGAAAAAACTGGTGTGATGACAAACTCCGAACGAGTGGTAACTCTGTGTTCAGCATTTCGCCAACCCCCAAGAGAAGCTAAAGCAGATTGGGAAATTTTTGCCGAAGTTGGACGTAGATTAGGTTTTGAGAGAGAATTTGCCTTTGCTAACTCTGCTGAAGTTTATGCTGAATTTGTCAAACTAACTAGCGATCGCCCTTGCGATATGACGGGTATCAATCACGCGCAATTACAGACAGAAGGCCCAACTCAATGGCCTCACCTCCAAGAGAGCAGAGGAGCAGGGAGAGAAACCTCTGGAAAGCGATTATATACTGATTTGCGCTTCCACACCCCTGATGGACGCGCTCGATTTGGGGCATATTACTCAAAGGGATTGGCAGAACCACCAGACCCAAATTATCCTTTTGTACTCACTAACGGAAGACTTTACGGACACTGGCATACGCAGACGCGTACCGGACGGATTGAAAAAATTTGCAAAATGCATCCCGAACCGTTTCTCGAAATTCATCCTCGTGATGCTGCTCGGTTAGGTATTGTAGATCATCAGTGGGTGGAAGTGCGATCGCGTCGGGGTAAAGCTAAGTTTCCTGCTAAAGTGACAAAAGCGATCGCGCCTGGTACAGTTTTTGTCCCCATCCACTGGGGTTCGCTGTGGGCAAACAATGCCGAAGCTAATGCCCTCACCCATCCCGAATCTTGCCCTGATTCGCTGCAACCAGAATTAAAAGCCTGTGCAGTGCAGCTGATACCAATTTCTGTGCAAGTAACAGTCAAAGATTATCAACTCCAGTCCTCACAATCGTAA
- a CDS encoding phosphate-starvation-inducible PsiE family protein: protein MRKLLRQILVTTKDENFMHIIENIEVLVSKALSIFMVMVILVAIGDLGIFIFKELFSAHYANFNTTLYKIFGLFLNILIALEILENITAYLRKHVFQVELVIVTSLIAVARKIIILDLEKVPGIDIIGLGIAILALSISYLIIRLSNYKN from the coding sequence ATGAGAAAGCTACTAAGGCAAATTTTAGTAACTACCAAAGATGAGAACTTCATGCACATTATCGAAAACATAGAAGTGCTAGTTTCTAAAGCTCTATCTATTTTTATGGTAATGGTGATTTTGGTAGCGATTGGGGATTTAGGAATATTTATTTTTAAAGAGTTATTTTCAGCGCATTATGCAAACTTTAATACAACATTGTATAAAATTTTTGGGTTATTTTTGAATATTTTAATTGCTTTAGAAATCTTGGAGAATATCACGGCTTATTTACGAAAACACGTTTTTCAAGTTGAATTAGTTATTGTCACATCTTTAATTGCTGTTGCCAGAAAAATTATTATTCTTGACTTAGAAAAAGTCCCTGGTATTGATATAATTGGTTTAGGAATTGCTATTCTCGCCCTCTCAATTAGTTATCTGATAATTCGTCTAAGTAATTATAAAAATTGA
- a CDS encoding nitrate reductase associated protein translates to MADFFEFEADFVDSLRCIPMQVRCKLDTCGIKLKLSDWNQMTTAERQALVELPCTTETEIQSYHEHIQQLILQRTGLATTKLPIEPHPAWLDSAIVPASIQEKAEEIGVTLTQQHWAALTPLQRFALIKLSRPGHENKNFKRAIAEFHLL, encoded by the coding sequence ATGGCAGATTTCTTTGAATTTGAAGCAGATTTTGTTGATTCCCTGCGTTGCATACCCATGCAGGTGCGTTGCAAATTAGATACCTGTGGCATCAAGCTAAAATTGTCTGATTGGAATCAAATGACTACAGCCGAGCGTCAAGCTTTAGTCGAATTACCTTGCACTACAGAAACGGAAATTCAGTCTTACCACGAGCATATCCAGCAATTAATTTTACAACGCACGGGTCTAGCAACTACAAAATTGCCCATCGAGCCTCATCCTGCATGGCTAGACTCTGCCATTGTACCAGCCAGCATCCAGGAAAAAGCTGAAGAAATAGGTGTAACCCTGACACAGCAACATTGGGCAGCTTTAACACCCTTACAGCGTTTTGCCTTGATTAAACTCAGCCGCCCAGGACATGAAAATAAAAACTTTAAAAGAGCGATCGCAGAATTCCATCTGCTTTAA